The following is a genomic window from Marinococcus sp. PL1-022.
TAGGTGCTTTGTTAGCTGGAATGATTTCATTGAAAAGCGTAGAAAAACAAATTGAATATAACAAAAAAAGAGAAGCTAAAAAAGAAAATCAGTATTTAGGCAATGTATCTTCACAATTAGGGTTTTATTTTTCGGAAGTTGTTAAACAGTTACGAGAAATTAAAGAAATCCACGATGGACATCAGTTTGGAATAGCTTATTCAGAAATTAAGTTCAGATTTAATAGACTTAACGATTTAAACAGAACTATTGAAAAGATAGACCTTAGCGGTTTGACTGTCAATGAAAATCACTCCCTACAACATAGCAAATTAACTATCGTTTATAGACTTACTGATATTGAAGATTTATTACGGAGAATTGAAACACCTGATGGTTTTTTATTAATACATCGATTACCGTCCGGAGAAAATAGTTATGAAGAAAATCATAATGGGATTATTATGCAGATTGGAATGAATATTAAAACAATCAATGATACTAAAAAAATGATAGACGAAATAAATAAGAAATACTCAAAATAAAAGTTTTACCAGTCAACTGGAGGATACTGAAAGACAGCACAACGCTGTGGTTTGGTGTCCTCTTTTTTGTTAGGAGGCATGTATGGAACAGAAACCGCAGTAGAGGAAGAAGCAGCTTGGCGAGAGAGGTTAAAGAGTTGATAGGCGTACACAAACTAACTTTTGCTTTTTGCATGACTTTTATCCCGAAAACTCATTAAGACGTTTGCTTTCCCCGTATAAAGAGGTAGAGAGGAATACATAAAAAAATAAGGGATGATAAAAAATGAATAAAGCACACTTGATTACGGAGAAAATGGCGCTGGAGGAAGAGTACGATAAAGGTGAGGTTCCGCATGATGAATATATTGAGCGTGTGGAGGAGCTGCAGCAGCAACTGGAGCAGCCAAACTTTGTAAAATAAATGTAATGATGAAAAACTAGAATAGTATGGTAATGTGTAAGCAGAAGGTGATAAAATGAGTAACTTTGCTTACATCAAACGCGGAAAAACCAATGAAATTCTCATCGGAGCGTACAAGGAAATGATTAATGCGTATTACGGAGAAGACATTTATTCGTTTGAAACCGAAGAGGAATTGTTTCACAGCATTCAAACGTACCGGCAAAAGGAATATATTATCACCCGTCTGAGCGAATTACCCATCATTGATGTGCTGTGGAAAAAGACAGGAAGCGCCCGCTACGAAACCGAGTAGCGGGTTTTTTTGTGCTTAATTGGAGGCTGTATTGAACCAGGACTGGAAAAAATTCATCTTACATAACAGTTTTTGATCCCCCGAAACGAACCATCCAGACAATATACAACGTGGGGAAGACGAAAAATAACGCGATGTTTTTTTGAAATTTATAAAGAGGTGAAAAGTGTGAGCAAGCATCAGGAACTGCGGGCCATCATGAAGAAAATGAGCGGACAGGATCATATCATCACGGTGCCGCGTATCTTTATCGAATTTTTGGACGGCGATTTGAACACGGCGCTCGTTTTAAATCAGCTCGTGTTTTACGCCGACAAAACGAAGCGCACCGACGGCTTCTTTTATAAAAGCTACGGCGAATGGGAGACAGAGACGGGATTAACCCGGCGCAAAATCAAGGGATCGATCGATAAGCTGATCAACAAAGAGCTGGTCGCCACCAAGCTGAAAAAGGCGAACGGGGCGCCGACGCTGCACTATGCGCTGGATTACGGCAAAATGCTTGCTTCCATTACGGCAAAATGTGCAAATCCATCTGAACAGCCTGTCACTAACCCGGATTCGAACAAAGTGCCGGATTCCATAACAGATGATTTGCAGTTGAATTCAACAGATGAGTTAAACAGTAGTCCCCGCGCCATCGCAAGCGTTGTTCCGTTTTATGAGGAGAATTTTGACGGAACGATGACGGCCTATCACCGGGAGCGGCTGGGTGATTGGTGCGAGGTGCTTTCTCCGGAGATTGTGCTTCGGGCGTTGGAGATCACGATTCTACAGGGCGGCCGCAGACTGAAATACGCTGAGCAGATCCTGAATGATTGGCAGCGGTTCGGCTGTCGCACGCTTGATGATGTAGAAAAATACGAAGAAACGAAAAAACAGCAGAAGGAGGCACGCCGACATGGAAGAAGCAGCCAAAGGCATGCAGGAGGTACTCGCCAGTCTCGAAAAGAAATCAGCGGAAATGAAAAGCAATCCACTCTCGGTAACGGATGGTACCGACCGGGAACCTGAGTACCAGTGTCCGGTATGCAAAGATCAGACCGGCTGGCTGGAAAAGGTGGAGGGAGTCGAGAAATGGGTCATCTGTCCGTGTATTCGCGAGCGCCGGACGCAGCGGCTGCTCCAATTTAGTGAGATCACCGAAAGCTTCCGGAACGTTACCTTCGGGCAGTTTCAGACCGACAACGCAGATCCGCAGGTAGCGAGCATGAAAGAAGCCGCGCTCGCCTACTACAGCCATTACCAGGATCTGCGGAAGCAGCGGGAGAACAGCATGCTGCTCATGGGTGTGCCGGGCTGCGGCAAAACGCATATTCTCACAGCGCTCAGCAACAACCTGATGCAGCGCAAAAAGCTCGAGGACGAGGGCGGACAGCAGCAGGGCGTATCCGTCCAGTATTTTCCTTACGTTGAAGGGTTCAACGACCTGCGGGACGACTTTAATCTGCTGGAGCGGAAAATGGAGCGCATGAAAAAGGCGGACGTGCTGTTTATCGATGATTTGTTCAAGCCGGTGAAGCAGTGGACAAAGGATGGGTATGAGCGGATGCCGCGGGCAACCGCCTGGCAGATCGAGCAGATGTACGCCGTGATTAATCACCGGTATCTGAATCACCTGCCGATTCTCGTTTCCACGGAGCTGATCATGGAAGAGCTCGTGGAGGTGGACGACGCGCTCGCGTCCCGGATCGTGCAGATGTGCAAATCCTTCCTGGTGACGATCACCGGGCCGAAGAATGACTTAAACTACCGACTCAAAGGAGTGTATTAAATGGTGCCAGCGTGCGCGATAGTGATGCAGGGGAGAAGGCTGAATGAAGTGGAAGAGCAGCTGCGAAAGGAGCGGGTGCAGCGGAATTTGGAGCGCTTCAAAGAAGCGGAACGGAAATTTGGCAGGCAGAAACTGGTGGCGGAAGGGTAAAATTATAGTTAATAAAATAAAAATCGGGTTAAACCCTCCAAACATTAGGGGATAGATGAATACATAGCGGAGTGGTGTAATGAAAAGAAGGATCAGGCTCATAGCGCTTTACGGCGGTACGTTTCTTATTATTAGTACGATTATGAGCTACATATTTAATGGAGATCTGGATACAATGCTTGTGGCCGGCCAGACCATCGGAGGCATAATTATTGGATTGTTTATAGCTCCGCACTTTCGGCAGGAGTCTGAGGAGAAGGCGCTGAGGCTGATACGAATCAACAGAATTATTACGAATACGTTGTATATCTTTCTGGTACTATTTTTAATTATGTTCAGCTTGAATTTTATCTCCGATTCTATTGATTGGAAGGCTGTGTCGTACTTTGCGATTCCTCTGGTTATAACTGTGGTAGTTAAGCTTATTTATCGATGGCGTGTTAAGAAAGTGATGGGGTAGGGGGAATTGCCGTAAATATGCTTGTAAATACAGAACCCCTGCAGTCATTACGGCTACAGGGGTTCTTGTATTCGCTCAAATTGCATTTACTTAATCTGACAACTCAAGCTGATCCTCCTGCTCCGGCCCGTTCTCAATTTCAATATCGCTGTCCTCCGCAATATCCCCTAAAACCAGCGGCACTTCCGTATTTGGGGCAAATCCATCGAAGCCGCCGTACAGTGCTATGGTTAAACCAACCTTCAGATAACTACCCTCCGGGGCAGTGACTAAATAAGTATCTTTATCCCCCGAAGGTGCATGCATCCTGTAAACACGTTCATCATAGGGGTTAAAATTCTCATGGGGCGAATATTCATGAGTGATCTCGCCCTCAACAACGATAGGAGCGCCTTCCTGCATATTGTCGTAATAGGGTTCAGACGCGTTTTTTAAATTCTCCTCATAATCACCTTCATCAGGCGGCTGGGCCACTGATTCCCCTGGAGGAGGAGTTTCTTCCGTATTATTATCGGGCTGTTCTTCTGAAGCTTCCTGCTCCATGCTTTCTTCCTCCGGGGAAGCATTTTCTCCCATACTGCAGCCTGAGGAAAAAATACCGAAAGAAGCTCCCAGGGCGAGTAACATAGCTTTCTTCTGCATCGAATCCCTCCAGCCTGTCCTAAATATATATAAAAGCATTCTTTTCATTTATAATACTACTATTATTTATACTTTCATGCTTTTTATATAGATTCCTTCATTTAGATCAGCCGCTGCGAGGACAAAAAAGCCCTAAGAAATCTCTTAGGACTTGTACTTTCATATATTTGAGCATTATTCACAACCAGTTCCATCTCCGTCCCGGTCTAAGTGGCTGCCGTATCCTGGATCTCCTTCCTGCACCGGGGCTGCACCAGCTTCTCGCGCAGCAGTACAATTTTCAAAATATACATTTTCAGAGGAGGAGTCACCGGAATCATCAGAAGGTTCGCTGGTAGTATCAAAATAGGATTCACAAGGATCACCGTCTGAGTCTGCATCCAGATTATGAGGATCATTACTGGCGCTGTAATCATTGTCGTTCCAAAATTGATCCACTTCGGCCTGACTGGAAAAATCCCCGCAATCCATGTCGGCAGAGACAGAAGAGGAAGAATCATCGCCTTCATTACTGGAAGCTTCGTCGTTACTGCTGGAGGATGCCTCATTGTTTGACGGAGCATCGCTGCTCGAGGAGCGAAGGTCTTCTACATCCGCTGTTAATTCTTCAATCCGCTGGTCTTTTTCCTCGAGCTCTTCGTTCAAGTTATCGATTTCTTCCTGCTCACTACTGTCTTCTTTCAGTGTGGATATTTCTTGATTTAAGTCTTTTTTTTCATCTTCCAGGTTCGACACCTGCTGCGTCGCTTCTTCATTTTCTGTTT
Proteins encoded in this region:
- a CDS encoding DnaD domain protein codes for the protein MSKHQELRAIMKKMSGQDHIITVPRIFIEFLDGDLNTALVLNQLVFYADKTKRTDGFFYKSYGEWETETGLTRRKIKGSIDKLINKELVATKLKKANGAPTLHYALDYGKMLASITAKCANPSEQPVTNPDSNKVPDSITDDLQLNSTDELNSSPRAIASVVPFYEENFDGTMTAYHRERLGDWCEVLSPEIVLRALEITILQGGRRLKYAEQILNDWQRFGCRTLDDVEKYEETKKQQKEARRHGRSSQRHAGGTRQSRKEISGNEKQSTLGNGWYRPGT
- a CDS encoding ATP-binding protein, coding for MEEAAKGMQEVLASLEKKSAEMKSNPLSVTDGTDREPEYQCPVCKDQTGWLEKVEGVEKWVICPCIRERRTQRLLQFSEITESFRNVTFGQFQTDNADPQVASMKEAALAYYSHYQDLRKQRENSMLLMGVPGCGKTHILTALSNNLMQRKKLEDEGGQQQGVSVQYFPYVEGFNDLRDDFNLLERKMERMKKADVLFIDDLFKPVKQWTKDGYERMPRATAWQIEQMYAVINHRYLNHLPILVSTELIMEELVEVDDALASRIVQMCKSFLVTITGPKNDLNYRLKGVY
- a CDS encoding excalibur calcium-binding domain-containing protein, whose amino-acid sequence is MSERQKWHKKIPGFRTRRWWKMLLAAAGYGFILLFLLAIGLAAAGVGSNQTITQQQEEISTLEEEKEQLNQRVNNLEDENQSLEKTSDTNNAEADEAEENTAKIDNLQDKVNALKSDKKQLNATINDLETENEEATQQVSNLEDEKKDLNQEISTLKEDSSEQEEIDNLNEELEEKDQRIEELTADVEDLRSSSSDAPSNNEASSSSNDEASSNEGDDSSSSVSADMDCGDFSSQAEVDQFWNDNDYSASNDPHNLDADSDGDPCESYFDTTSEPSDDSGDSSSENVYFENCTAAREAGAAPVQEGDPGYGSHLDRDGDGTGCE